One Amaranthus tricolor cultivar Red isolate AtriRed21 chromosome 10, ASM2621246v1, whole genome shotgun sequence genomic window carries:
- the LOC130825225 gene encoding stem-specific protein TSJT1-like has product MLAVFDKSVAKCPEGLQSPNPESVFALKDGVLAQHFSSVNPDSVTINLAQSGFISYSSLNQNPVLPRLFAVVDDIFCLFQGRIENFAPLKQQYGLSKTGNEVNVVIEAYRSLRDRGPYPIEHVIRDLHGKFAFVLYDSASKNSFIAVDPDGDVPFFWGADSEGHLVVSDDAEIVKKGCGKSFAPFPKGCFFTSTGGLRSYEHPRNELKAVPRVDSSGEVCGANFKVDAEAKKEPFGMPRVGSAADWSKNI; this is encoded by the exons atgCTGGCTGTATTCGACAAATCTGTAGCAAAATGTCCTGAGGGATTACAGAGTCCTAACCCAGAATCTGTTTTTGCTTTGAAGGATGGTGTTTTGGCTCAACATTTCTCATCTGTTAATCCTGATTCCGTCACCATTAACCTTGCTCAATCTGGTTTCATTTCCTACTCTAGCCTCAATCAAAACCCTGTTCTTCCAAG ATTATTTGCAGTTGTGGATGACATCTTCTGCTTGTTCCAAGGCCGTATTGAGAATTTTGCACCCCTTAAGCAGCAGTATGGATTGAGCAAAACAGGCAATGAAGTCAACGTTGTCATTGAAGCTTATAGATCTCTGAGGGATAGAGGTCCTTATCCTATTGAGCATGTTATAAGAGATCTTCATGGGAAATTTGCTTTTGTCCTTTACGACTCTGCTTCAAAAAATTCGTTTATTGCTGTA GATCCTGATGGGGATGTCCCTTTCTTCTGGGGAGCTGATTCAGAAGGCCACCTTGTTGTATCAGATGATGCGGAGATTGTTAAGAAGGGATGTGGAAAGTCATTCGCCCCATTTCCAAAAG GTTGCTTCTTTACAAGCACTGGAGGGTTAAGGAGTTACGAGCATCCACGTAACGAGCTAAAGGCGGTGCCTAGAGTAGACAGTTCTGGTGAAGTATGTGGTGCAAACTTTAAGGTCGATGCAGAAGCTAAAAAGGAACCATTTGGTATGCCAAGGGTTGGTAGTGCCGCGGATTGGTCTAAAAACATATGA
- the LOC130825226 gene encoding uncharacterized protein LOC130825226: MILITMEDLPQWTEYIKVNKNAAPYRNKCIENWEDICTLFGADRAVGDGAEQHEEAADAMEGETICERTSSSKDPTNSSSRKRKKDSVADAVNSFAESFREYVQSKIKDTPKLTCQEIHAVVSQVLGISRIQTMRAVKKFMNGNPDEFLMLKELPEDEKLDWILLCLDE; the protein is encoded by the exons atgatccTAATCACAATGGAAGATCTACCTCAATGGACAGAATATATTAAG GTAAACAAAAATGCTGCCCCTTATCGCAACAAGTGCATAGAAAATTGGGAAGATATTTGCACTTTATTTGGTGCGGATAGAGCCGTCGGGGATGGTGCAGAACAACACGAGGAGGCAGCGGATGCCATGGAGGGGGAGACGATCTGTGAACGAACAAGCTCTTCTAAGGATCcaactaattcaagctctcgcAAGCGGAAAAAGGATAGTGTAGCTGATGCGGTAAATAGTTTTGCCGAGTCATTTAGAGAGTACGTGCAAAGCAAGATTAAAGACACTCCGAAACTCACTTGTCAAGAGATTCACGCTGTTGTTTCTCAAGTGCTTGGCATTTCTAGGATTCAGACTATGCGGGCAGTAAAGAAGTTTATGAATGGTAATCCCGACGAGTTTCTGATGTTGAAAGAACTACCGGAGGATGAGAAACTCGACTGGATACTCTTATGCCTTGACGAGTAG